Part of the Clostridiales bacterium genome is shown below.
AATGCCTCTTAGCCCGCCAGTCCCAAACTCCAAAGATTTGTAAAATCTATCTTTGATTTCTTCAGGGTTGTCTTGAACGCGGACTAAGTCTTCTTTCCAATAACCTTCGGCTTTATTTAGCCAAATCTCATTTTGTTTATTGATGCTATCCAATTGACATCTCCTTTTTATTGTGTAACAATAAGCTAAAACAATATGATTATATATTAAGCAAAATATTTTGTAAATAAAATAACTTGGATTGGAAATGGCGCATAAAAACGAATATTTATTATTTTTATTTAAATTTTATAAATTTAACATTTACAATTGATAAATTTTTTGATAGAATAAATATATAATTTTAGTAGAAAAAAATATTTTGTAATCGTTTTTATGGGCGATTAACTCAGTTGGGAGAGTGTCATCTTGACGTGGTGAAAGTCGGGGGTTCGAGTCCCTCATCGCCCACCAAATTATTATTTTGATATGCTGTTGATGACTATTGAGTCGTGAAGATATGATTAAATATTATGAAAAACAAGCAAGCAAAATCTAAAATCAAAAGTATCCTTGATGCTTTTTCTGTCGTGGGCTATATACTTTTGATGTGCGTAATCTTAGCGCTTTGTTATTTCATAATAAGTAGCAAAATTAGCAATAAGGTTCCTATTTTCGGCAATTATTCGTTTTTGAAAGTTATGTCCGGGAGTATGGAATCAGCTATATCCAAAAATGAAGTTGTGCTAGTAAAAAAAACTTCAATTGACAAAATAAAAGAATCCGATGTCATTTCGTACTACCATACGATAAATGACGGCGAAAATAGAAAAGAAATAGTTATAACGCATAGGGTTACTAAAATCATAAAAGACCCTCAAACGAATGCCGTTATAGCATTTAAGACTAAGGGGGATGCCAATTCAGTAGAAGACCCGTGGGATGTGGATATCAAAAATGTGATTGGCGTAGTGGACTTTGGACATCCTGCTATCGTAAAAGTCTTGAGTTTTATAAGCGACCCTGTGGGTATTGTTGTTTTGGTTATTTTTCCCTTAAGTATGATTTTGATATCGGATTTTGTAAGCTTATTCAAGGTAGTCAAGCAAAAAGACGATGAAATATATGACGACTATTTTGACGAAGAATTGGGATTTGACGATATTGACGATGAGTTTGAGAGCTTTGACTATGGGGACAATGACTACTTTGAAGAAGGATATTATGTTGATGACGATTATTTGGATTATTATAGCGATGACGATTAAATATCGTATTATACAAAAAAATAAAGAAAAAGGATGGGAATCATGCATATTGAATTATTAAAACTTGTTCCAGCGGTAAAAGATTACATATGGGGCGGAACCAACCTAGCTAAGTATTGGAACAAAAAATTTAATAGTGAAAAGATTGCTGAAACTTGGGAATTATCGCTACATCCGGACGGATTAAGTAGGACGGAAGGTGGAGATTATGGCGGAAAAACTTTGAAAGAGCTTTTGGACCAATGGGGCGATGAGGCTATAGGCAAAAGCGCTTCGCTGTTTCCTATGTTTCCTATGCTTATAAAGTTAATTGATACTAACGAGCTATTATCTATTCAGGTGCATCCCGACGACGATTACGCGCATAAGCATGAACAACAATTTGGAAAAAATGAAGCTTGGTATGTTTTGGACGCTAAAGAAGGAGCTGGGGTTTATTTGGGCTTTAAAACTACGGTCACAAAAGATCAAGTAAGAAAAAGCATAGAAGACGGCACATTGTTGGATTTGCTTCAATTTTATCCCGCCAAGCCCGGCGATGTCTTTTATATCCCCGCGGGAACAGTCCATACGCTTGGGCCGGGATTGACTATAGTTGAAATTCAACAAAATTCCAATGTTACTTATCGGTTGTTTGATTACAACCGCGCGGACAAAGACGGCAAGCCTCGCGAATTGCACATTGACAAAGCTTTGGATGTCGCCATACTTGAACCTTACAATTATGAAAAGCCAAAACTTGCCGACAGGGCTATGCGTCAATTAGCGACCGATAGATATTTTACCGTCCGGGAGGTTAAAAACAGCTCAATATTCAAAAGACAAATTGACGACAGCTTCTGCGCCATCTTGTTCTTGGAAGGAAGCGGCGAAATAACCGACGGACTTAATAAGCATCAATTCCAAAAAGGCGATACATTTTTTGTTCCCGCTAAAATACCTTTTAAGATAATGGGCGAGTCAAGATTTTTGGAAGTGTTTGTTTAATAAATTTTTGAAAAAATTAGCCGCGCTATTAAAGCGCGGCTTTTTTTTGGGTTTTTTTATTGGACTTTTTTCAAAATGGTATTGTTATATGAAATAATGCAGCCGCAATATTTTTGGCGATATAAGCCTAGTTCTTTGACCCTTTGCTGCCCTGCCCTATAGCCTGTTTTAAAATCCTCGTAATAAAAAGGAATGCCGACATTATGGCCAATTTTTTGCCCCAGTTCTTTTATCAAATCATGTTTTTGATAAGGGCTTACCAATAACGAAGTAGTGTAAGCGTCAAACTTATTGTCAAGGGCGTATTTTGCGGCAAGCTGAAGCCTTATGCTGTAACACATTTGGCAGCGCTCGTCATCCGTTCCGCTAAACATTTCCCATTCGGACTGCATAAAACCGTCTATTAATTCTATAGGAATGGCGGTTTTTTTAGAAAACTCTATTAAGGCGTCCCGTCTTTTTTGGTATTCTTCTATGGGATGGATGTTTGGATTAAAGAACAAGCCAAAAACATCATGTTTGTCTTGAAGTAGTTTTTGGCTCGGATATGCCGCGCAAGGCGCGCAGCACATATGCATTAGTATTTTCATTTTTTTATTTTCACCTAAAAACAGTTGTAACGCTATATAACTATAACGCCATACAAAAAAATTGTCAATAATTTTGTTTTGGCGCGATTAAACCAAAATTTTAAGGTCAATTTTTTTATAAGCGCCTTTTTTATTGGATATTCTTTAACAACTCCTTCAAATATTCTTTATAGGCTTGGCCAAGTTCTTGGTCGCGGAGGGCGTATTCGGTTATGGCTTCCAAGCTGCCTAATTTATTGCCCATATCGTATCTTCTGCCCTCAAAGACATAAGCCAACGCGCCGCTTTGTTTGGCCAAGAGATTAAGACCGTCGGTAAGCTGGAGTTCGTTATTTATGCCCAAAGGCGTTCTTTTCAAGATTTCAAATATTTCAGGGGTGATAATATATCTGCCCAAAGTGGCTAAGTCGCTTGTCAAGTCCTCCGCGGAAGATGGTTTTTCCAAAATGCCTTTCATATCATACACATCGGGCTCAAGTTGCGTCAAAACATCAATTACGCCGTAACGGAAAATTTCGGGGAGAGTCCTTCTTTGCACGCCTAAGACAGTTTTTTGGTATTTTTTATAAACGCTTATTAGCTGTTTTATGACGGGGTTTTGGTCGTTATACATAACATCGTCCCCAAGCATCAAGGCAAAAGGCTCGCCGCCTACAAATTCTTGGGCGATTAATAACGCGTCGCCGCTGCCTTTGGGGATATATTGCACATCAAAAGATATTTTGGCTTTTTTGGGGATTTGGTCTATAACGCGGGCATAGTCATATTTACCGCTTTCCATAAGCTTTTGATAAAGCTCGGGATTAGGTTGGTAATACTCTTTTATGCAATCTTTGTTGGGACTTATTATTATCAATATCTCTTTTATGCCTGAGTTAACCGCTTCGTCCACTATGTAATCAACTACGGGTCTATCTATTATAGGCAGCATTTCTTTAGGAACGGCTTTTGTAATAGGCAAAAACCTTGTGCCCAACCCGCCGCATAAAATAACGCCTTTTGTTACCATTTTTTTGCTCCTTAAAAATTTCTTTTGAATAATTTAAACTATAAGAGTTATTTTACTATACGGCGAGCCTTTTAGCAACACAAATCTAAAAAAGGGTTTATTTGGAACTATTGCCAATAAATTCAAAATAGCTGGCATAGAATATTAATATGCGAAAAGCAAAAATAGTCTTATGCGGCGGAGGCACGGCGGGGCATATAATGCCGCATCTAGCGTTAATTGACGGGTTAAAAGAAATTTTTGGCGAAATCCATTACATAGGCTCGGTTGGCGGAATGGAAAAAAGCCTGATAGCTAATTTGCCCGATGTTTTCTATTATGAGATTGTTTGCGCAAAATTAAGACGCTCCCTATCGCCCAAAAACCTCGCGATACCCTTTAAGCTGGCGCAGGGCATATTTCAAGCCCGAAAACTTATGAAAAAAATAAAGCCCGATGTAATTTTCTCTAAGGGCGGTTATGCCGCCGTTCCTGTCGTTTGGGCGGCGCCCAAAAACTGCAAGATTTTTATTCACGAATCAGATATGAGTTTGGGGCTTGCCAATAGACTATGCTTGCCCAAAGCGGATAAAGTTTTTTTGACTTTTGATAATTTGAAGCTAAAAAAAGGGATATATACGGGAATGCCTTTGAGGGCGCAAATATACAAGGGCAACAAACAAAAAATATTTGACCAATTAAAAATCGGCAGGCGGAAAGTCTTGCTTGTTATGGGCGGCTCCCAAGGATCTAAAAAAATTAACGATGCGTTAAGGCAAATTATAGATAAACTTATCATAAAATACGATGTTATACATATTACGGGCAAAGGCAATCTAGACGGCAGATATAACTATTCAGGATATCTTCAGCTTGAGTTTTGCCAAAACATCAACGACATTTACGCGGCAAGCGATATTGTAGTAAGCCGCGCGGGATCGACGGCGATAAGCGAATTGATCGCGTTAAAAAAACCTGCGCTGTTAATCCCCTTGCCCAAAAAGCAATCGCGCGGCGACCAAATTCAAAACGCGAAATATTTTTGCGATAAAGGTCTTGCCAAAATGTTGCTTCAAGAAGATTTAACGCCTCAAAGTTTGTATGATAACATTGTGTCTTTGGAAGCCGATAGACAGCGATATATCCAAAATATGCAAAATGTCAAATATCCCGACGGCAGAATAAAGATATTAAAAATTTTAACCGACGCCATAAAATAATTGGTTTTTTTAAAAAAATGCGTAAAATTTTAAAATTTTGTTTTATTGCGGTTTTATATTTTGTAATTTGCTCATGCGCCAAAACGCCCCAAAATAATGTTTTTTTGGATTACGGCAAGCCCGCGATATATCCCCGCCCTTTTGCCTTATGGCAAACAATAGTCGGAGGAACCAAGGATGACGCGGTCAAAGATGTTTTTTGTTATGACGGTTTTATTTATATCATAGGAGAGAGTAATTCATATGACTGCAATTTTACTTCTGCTATATCCGGCCAAAAAATTTTTTTAGGCAAGATAGGCTTTGACGGGCAGCTTAAAAATATATGGTCCTTTTCCGCTTCGGATAACCAAAACAGTTTTGTAAAGTCAGTAATAGTCAACGATTATCTTTTTGTTTTGTGCGAGTGCGCGCTAAAGACCAAAAGCGCGGTTTTGTTTAAAATCAACCTTAATAGCGGTCAATCAAGTTATAGGGTCTTGGGTAGCGGTCTTTTGGACGAATACGCGCTTGATTTGATATATAGGGATAACAAGCTTTATATAATAGGGCAAAATTTTGACAGCGTTTACGACACCAGAAATTTGTTTATAGAACAATTGGATATTAATCTTAACCAAAAAAATTACCAAAGAATTGTAAAAAGTTCGGACCTTAAGTATATAGGCTGCGTCCAAACCCAAGACAGAATAAATATTTGGATTAACGCGGTCGCTATAGAATATTCTTACCCTGTTATGATAGATATTGGCAATAGCCAATATGTCTATTATAATTTTGAAAATCCTATGCTTTTCTATCGGTTGTTGGATGCCGCGTCCTTGGGCGGTAAAACTTTATTGATTTTTGCCGAAGAAAATAAGGACAATAACGCGGCGTATTGTTTTTTTGAAGACGGCAAATTCCAAAATCTGCGCCATATATCAAAGAATAATATTTTAAGCGCCCGTATTATGCCTTGCCAAGATTACGCGACCGTGTTTTTAAACTCACAAAAACCAAGTTGTTATTTGATTGACGAAAAACATATCGTTTGGGAAAAAAATCTTAACCAAGAACTTGCCTCGCCTTATAAATATTTTAAAAACCAATATATAACGGCGGCGCTGGGCCAAGACAATAACAATCAAAAATTAATTATAACCAGCAACTATAATATAAAAATTATGGACCTAGCCGTCGCCGATAAAATAACGGCTTTTTGGATTGAAAAAGATTATTTGATAATAGTAAGCAACATTAAGGGTATTAAAGACGATATGGATATAAAGGTTATGTTATTAAAAACTATGCCCTATTATTTTAGTTAATCATTTTTGGAAGTTTTGGGCTTGATTTGGTTGGTTATTTTTTTTATCAACCTGTAAGATGACCTTTTGCCTTTTTTCCGCGCGAAAACATCGCCTTTCCACGCCAAAGGTATTTCGTCTTGAGCGTTCATTATCGCAAAGGTTTGGCTTTTTTTGGCCGCAAGAGAACCATTATTTGAAGGTTGCGCGCCCGCGCTTTTGCCTTTTATGATTTTTCTTAAAACCGATTTCATTCCTCTTTTGTTGGCGCTTTCAGTCATTTTTTCTCCTAACATTGTTTACAAAAATCTTTTTTACACCCTTTAAGTATATAACATTTTACACTATTTTGGTCACAATTTAATATAATTTTAAAATTAATTTTTAGACACAAATTTATTTTTGTTTTTGTTCAATAAAAACTTTAATTTTTCGCGGTCGGCGGGGGCAAACTTCAGGGGGGCGCTAGTTCCCGACAGCGTCAGGGCGCCGTTTCTATTGTTAGATACTATGACCTTGTTGCCCTTTTTCTCAAAGTAAAAATCATATAAATGATTCCAATCCAAAAAATAAATGGCCGTATAAATCCCGTCGTTAACAACCGCGCTTTTGGCGTAAGTTAGCGCCGCGGATATTGCGAGGCAGCAAAGATTGATAACCATCAATATGCCCAATACCAGCCTCGCCTCTGCCGTTGACATGTCCCAAATATTATATAATTCTTGGGCCAAAAAACTGTCTTGAGGCTTTGCAAAAATAAAACCTAGCAAAACCATAATCAACACCAAAAAGATGTCCAATAACAAATAAAAAAATTTATTGGTTTTTAGCGGGATTATTGTTATGGAATATTTTAAACGGCGCTGATGCCTTATGATTATGGCCAATATAAAACCCGCGCCTATCAATACTATTAGGCAAACGCCCGATAATACGCCTATTAAGATGTATTTGGACATCATTCTTACCAAAAACCAATTAATATAAAAACCGAAATAAAAATTTCGGCTTTACTTATGATAACATATTAACAAGATTTTATCAATAAAGTTTAAAAATCTCTTTGACTCATTTAAAATATCGCGTCCCCGATTCAAAGATTTTTTGGTCCATAGGCAAATCAATATTTTTATATCCCGACTGGCAGCGTTCTATATGGCCCAGCCTGCCCAATATTTTTCCGTCGCAGCTTATAATTCCTTCTATCGCCCAAATTGACCCCGTGGGATTGTAAGGCGCGTGCGCGCTTGGGTTGCCTTGATCGTCTACAAATTGGCTAAAAATCTGCCCGTTTTGTTCCATTTTCTTCAAGTCCTCCATTCTAGCGGCAAATTTGCCTTCGGCGGTAGATATCGGCGTTCCAAAGATGTCTCCCGCTTGAACGCCCGCCAGCCAAGGCGATTTTGCAGAACATATTCTTACCCTTGCTATAGTAGACACATGACGGTTGATGTTGTTGGTTGTCAAACTCGGGCTATCGTCTTTAGGCTGGCAAATCTTACCAAACGGCAAAAGTCCCAGCTTCAATAACGCCTCAAAACCGCCGCCTATGCCTATTATAAGCCCGTCGCGGTCATAAACCAGTTCGCTTACAGCCTCGCTTAAGATAGGGTCTTGGAAAACCGCGGCAACAAATTTGCCCGAGCCGCCCGTCTCGTCTATGCTTGAGATGCCGCCCGCGAAAGCTATGATTTGACTGTTTTTGATAAGTTTTGCCATTTCTTTGACAGAATTTTTTATATCTTGAGGCGAGCGGGTTCTCAACAGAAATGAAACAACTTCGGCGCCGGCTGACCTAAACGCGCGTTCCATATCGTATTCGCCGTTTACGCCCAAAACGATAGGTATAAAGACGCGCGGGCGCGCCAAAGTATATTTGCTGTGTTTTGGACAGTCTTCATTAAGATAATTAATAGTCTTAACTTCTTGTGCGGGCTCGGCCGTTGTAGGAAAGACTTTTTCCAAAGTAGATGTATAACTTTGAATAATCTCGTCCAAGGTTATTTTTTGGTTATTGATAACAGTGTCGACCAAAACCGTAACGCCTAACTTTTGGTAATCAAAGCCTTCCAAAATCGCCAAATCTTTGACCGTTATCAAGCAGTCTCCCGCAAAATTGTCAAAAATCTCAGGCGAAGCGCTATAAAAATGAATTCCTAAACAATTGGATAACGCGGACTTAATAGCCGCGATAGCCGCCCCGCCGTTTTCTATGACTTGGATATAATTGATAGCGCCTGATTTGATATTGTTATGCAATACTCTTATAAGCTTATTAATATAATCAAAATCGGGCATTCCAAAGCTATCCCTTTTTAGCTTTAGCCAAATGATTTCTTGGTTGGGCTCTTTCAAAACATTGGTTGCATTGTTATATCGGCAGTCCATAAGTCCCAAAGCGAATGATATAAGCGTAGGCGGAACGTCAATATCTTCAAAAGTGCCGCTCATTGAGTCTTTGCCGCCTATCGCTCCCATTTGAAGACCTAATTGGGCGTATAACGCGCCAAGCAACGCCGCAGCTGGTATTCCCCAGCGTTTTGGGTCTTTGCCCAATCTTAAAAAATACTCCTGAAAAGTAAGCCTGATTGAATCAGGGTCGGCGCCGCCGCTTATCGCGCGCATTACGCTCAAAACGACCGAATATACGGCGCCCACAAACGGGCTTTGGGACATCAAATACGGATTATAGCCCCATGAAGCGACGGTCGCTGTCGTTGTTTGTTGATTTTGGCCTGCGGGCAATTTGCAAACCATGCATTCGGACGGGGTCAATTGTTTTTGACCGCCAAGCGGCATAATCGGGTTTGACGCGCCTATCGTAGAGTCAAACATTTCAATCAGCCCTTTTTGCGAACAAATATTAAGAGAGGATAATTTTTTCAAAACCGCCGTCTTATAGTCGTTGTCTTTTAAAAATTGGCCGATATCTTCTTGCCCGTCAAATATATTTTTTGCGTTTTCTTCTATCTCAACCTTTGTATATTGCCTTGCGCCGTTGGTGTTCAAAAGATTGCGGTCTATGTCTATGACCTTTTGCCCGTTATAATATATAGTCATTCTATTGCTGTTATTGACTTTGGCGACAGGCGTCGCATCTAAGTTTTCCAAATCGGCGTAATGCTTTAGAGTCTCAAAATCTTGCTCGGCTATAACAAGCGCCATTCGCTCTTGGGATTCCGAAATAGCAAGCTCCAGCGCGTTAAGACCTTGGTATTTTACGGGAACGCGGTCCAGATAAATTTCTAAGCCGGGCGCCAATTCGCCTATCGCCACAGACACGCCGCCCGCTCCAAAGTCGTTGCATTTTTTGATTAATCTTGTAACGGACGGATTCTTGAACAGCCTTTGGATGTTTCTTTCCAATAACGGATTACCTTTTTGGACCTCGGCGCCCGCCGTTTCAAAAACATCGGCGGTATGAGCTTTGGACGAGCCTGTCGCTCCGCCTATGCCGTCCCTGCCCGTCTCGCCGCCAAGCAATACCACTATATCGCCGGGCTCGGGCTTTTTCCTTATTATATTGCCAGCCGGCGCGGCGCCCACTATAAATCCCGCTTCCATTCTTTTGGCTACATAATTAGGATGATATATTTCTTTGACCAAGCCCGCGTTAAGCCCTATTTGATTGCCATAAGACGAATAGCCCGCCGCCGCTGTGCGAGTGAGAACTCTTTGGGGCAGTTTGCCTTGAAGCGCAGCTTCTATGGGCGCGGTCGGATCGGCGGCGCCCGTTATGCGCATCGCTTGATAAACATAAACCCTGCCGCTTAGAGGGTCTCTAATAGCGCCGCCCAAGCAAGTGGCCGCTCCGCCAAAAGGCTCTATCTCGGTCGGATGGTTATGGGTTTCGTTTTTGAACATAACAATCCAATCTTCTTCTTGCCCGTCTATATTGGCTTTGACCTTGATTGAGCAAGCGTTGATTTCGTCGGACTCTTCCAGGTTGTCAAGCTTGCCTTGGGCTTTTAGTTCTTTTACGGCTATTGTCGCTATGTCCATAAGGCATTGATATTTATCTTTCCGTTGGATGTTGTGTTTGTTGAACAATTCTTGATATTTTTGGTAAGCCTTTTCAAGATGCGGGTTATTGCTGTTTATTTTGATATCGGTTATTTGGGTCAAAAATGTGGTATGTCTGCAATGGTCGGACCAATATGTGTCAATAACTTTTAGCTCGGCTTCGTTGGGATTGCGGTTTTCGGCTTTAAAATGCTGGCGGACCACTTCCAAATCTTCCACGCTCATAGCAAAGCCGTGTTGGGAATGGAACTTTTCCAAAGCCTTTTTGTCCATGTCAATAAAGCCGTCTATTGTCTTAATGGGTTTTGGCTCGGTATTTTGATAAATCAATGTCTCGGGCTTTTCCAAATCGCAAAGCCTTGATTCAACGGGATTGATTATATAATTTTGAATTTTTTTCAATTCGTTATTATCCGCGCCCTTTATCGCGTAAATATTGGCGCATTTGATTTGCGGTTTTTGTTTTTGGGTTAATAGCTGTATGCATTGTGCGGCGTTATCGGCCCTTTGGTCGTATTGTCCCGGTAAAAACTCAACCCCAAAGATTGCGTAATCTTTTAAATCGGGCAAATTCTCGTAATATACATTATCAACAGGCGGCTGGGATAAAACCCAATTAACCGCCTTTTTTAACTCGTCTTCATTTATGCCCGCGATGTCATAACGCAAAAAAATCTTAACGTCTTGCAAGTTAAGACCTAACTGCTGGTTTAATTCTTTTTGCAACTGTTTTGCAGCGTTGTCAAATCCGTGTTTTTTTTGCGCATAAATACGATAAATTTGTTCCATAATTATTTGATACCTATATCCTTTCTAAAGTGTTTATCTTTAAAATTTATTTTATGTATGTTTTTATAAGCGCTTTCCCTTGCGGCCTGCAAATCTTGACCGACCGCCGTCACGCCCAGCACCCTGCCGCCATTGGTCACTAGCTCATTGTCTTTAATTGCTGTGCCGGCGTGAAAGAGTATAATATTGCCGTCTAATGCGCCTATCTCTATGGGATAGCCTTTTTGGTAATGTCCAGGATAACCGCCTGAGGCCATTACCACGCAAACGGCGCAATCACTGCTCCATTCTATATTGATTTTGT
Proteins encoded:
- a CDS encoding mannose-6-phosphate isomerase — encoded protein: MHIELLKLVPAVKDYIWGGTNLAKYWNKKFNSEKIAETWELSLHPDGLSRTEGGDYGGKTLKELLDQWGDEAIGKSASLFPMFPMLIKLIDTNELLSIQVHPDDDYAHKHEQQFGKNEAWYVLDAKEGAGVYLGFKTTVTKDQVRKSIEDGTLLDLLQFYPAKPGDVFYIPAGTVHTLGPGLTIVEIQQNSNVTYRLFDYNRADKDGKPRELHIDKALDVAILEPYNYEKPKLADRAMRQLATDRYFTVREVKNSSIFKRQIDDSFCAILFLEGSGEITDGLNKHQFQKGDTFFVPAKIPFKIMGESRFLEVFV
- a CDS encoding epoxyqueuosine reductase QueH; protein product: MKILMHMCCAPCAAYPSQKLLQDKHDVFGLFFNPNIHPIEEYQKRRDALIEFSKKTAIPIELIDGFMQSEWEMFSGTDDERCQMCYSIRLQLAAKYALDNKFDAYTTSLLVSPYQKHDLIKELGQKIGHNVGIPFYYEDFKTGYRAGQQRVKELGLYRQKYCGCIISYNNTILKKVQ
- a CDS encoding phospho-sugar mutase, translated to MDSINKQNEIWLNKAEGYWKEDLVRVQDNPEEIKDRFYKSLEFGTGGLRGIIGSGANRMNIYTVKKASYGLGQYVVSKSGSPSVAISYDSRNFS
- a CDS encoding UDP-N-acetylglucosamine--N-acetylmuramyl-(pentapeptide) pyrophosphoryl-undecaprenol N-acetylglucosamine transferase, with the protein product MRKAKIVLCGGGTAGHIMPHLALIDGLKEIFGEIHYIGSVGGMEKSLIANLPDVFYYEIVCAKLRRSLSPKNLAIPFKLAQGIFQARKLMKKIKPDVIFSKGGYAAVPVVWAAPKNCKIFIHESDMSLGLANRLCLPKADKVFLTFDNLKLKKGIYTGMPLRAQIYKGNKQKIFDQLKIGRRKVLLVMGGSQGSKKINDALRQIIDKLIIKYDVIHITGKGNLDGRYNYSGYLQLEFCQNINDIYAASDIVVSRAGSTAISELIALKKPALLIPLPKKQSRGDQIQNAKYFCDKGLAKMLLQEDLTPQSLYDNIVSLEADRQRYIQNMQNVKYPDGRIKILKILTDAIK
- a CDS encoding signal peptidase I; translated protein: MKNKQAKSKIKSILDAFSVVGYILLMCVILALCYFIISSKISNKVPIFGNYSFLKVMSGSMESAISKNEVVLVKKTSIDKIKESDVISYYHTINDGENRKEIVITHRVTKIIKDPQTNAVIAFKTKGDANSVEDPWDVDIKNVIGVVDFGHPAIVKVLSFISDPVGIVVLVIFPLSMILISDFVSLFKVVKQKDDEIYDDYFDEELGFDDIDDEFESFDYGDNDYFEEGYYVDDDYLDYYSDDD
- a CDS encoding UTP--glucose-1-phosphate uridylyltransferase, which encodes MVTKGVILCGGLGTRFLPITKAVPKEMLPIIDRPVVDYIVDEAVNSGIKEILIIISPNKDCIKEYYQPNPELYQKLMESGKYDYARVIDQIPKKAKISFDVQYIPKGSGDALLIAQEFVGGEPFALMLGDDVMYNDQNPVIKQLISVYKKYQKTVLGVQRRTLPEIFRYGVIDVLTQLEPDVYDMKGILEKPSSAEDLTSDLATLGRYIITPEIFEILKRTPLGINNELQLTDGLNLLAKQSGALAYVFEGRRYDMGNKLGSLEAITEYALRDQELGQAYKEYLKELLKNIQ
- a CDS encoding phosphoribosylformylglycinamidine synthase → MEQIYRIYAQKKHGFDNAAKQLQKELNQQLGLNLQDVKIFLRYDIAGINEDELKKAVNWVLSQPPVDNVYYENLPDLKDYAIFGVEFLPGQYDQRADNAAQCIQLLTQKQKPQIKCANIYAIKGADNNELKKIQNYIINPVESRLCDLEKPETLIYQNTEPKPIKTIDGFIDMDKKALEKFHSQHGFAMSVEDLEVVRQHFKAENRNPNEAELKVIDTYWSDHCRHTTFLTQITDIKINSNNPHLEKAYQKYQELFNKHNIQRKDKYQCLMDIATIAVKELKAQGKLDNLEESDEINACSIKVKANIDGQEEDWIVMFKNETHNHPTEIEPFGGAATCLGGAIRDPLSGRVYVYQAMRITGAADPTAPIEAALQGKLPQRVLTRTAAAGYSSYGNQIGLNAGLVKEIYHPNYVAKRMEAGFIVGAAPAGNIIRKKPEPGDIVVLLGGETGRDGIGGATGSSKAHTADVFETAGAEVQKGNPLLERNIQRLFKNPSVTRLIKKCNDFGAGGVSVAIGELAPGLEIYLDRVPVKYQGLNALELAISESQERMALVIAEQDFETLKHYADLENLDATPVAKVNNSNRMTIYYNGQKVIDIDRNLLNTNGARQYTKVEIEENAKNIFDGQEDIGQFLKDNDYKTAVLKKLSSLNICSQKGLIEMFDSTIGASNPIMPLGGQKQLTPSECMVCKLPAGQNQQTTTATVASWGYNPYLMSQSPFVGAVYSVVLSVMRAISGGADPDSIRLTFQEYFLRLGKDPKRWGIPAAALLGALYAQLGLQMGAIGGKDSMSGTFEDIDVPPTLISFALGLMDCRYNNATNVLKEPNQEIIWLKLKRDSFGMPDFDYINKLIRVLHNNIKSGAINYIQVIENGGAAIAAIKSALSNCLGIHFYSASPEIFDNFAGDCLITVKDLAILEGFDYQKLGVTVLVDTVINNQKITLDEIIQSYTSTLEKVFPTTAEPAQEVKTINYLNEDCPKHSKYTLARPRVFIPIVLGVNGEYDMERAFRSAGAEVVSFLLRTRSPQDIKNSVKEMAKLIKNSQIIAFAGGISSIDETGGSGKFVAAVFQDPILSEAVSELVYDRDGLIIGIGGGFEALLKLGLLPFGKICQPKDDSPSLTTNNINRHVSTIARVRICSAKSPWLAGVQAGDIFGTPISTAEGKFAARMEDLKKMEQNGQIFSQFVDDQGNPSAHAPYNPTGSIWAIEGIISCDGKILGRLGHIERCQSGYKNIDLPMDQKIFESGTRYFK